Proteins from a single region of Amycolatopsis sp. CA-230715:
- a CDS encoding ATP-binding protein, whose translation MTVKSRRPRGRRFSLAGQLLVVQTAGVAVLVAVGFTLAYFDARTAVTDRSREEATTVAATIADTPSVLSALSTEDPSVALQPFAEKVRADTGVDFVTIMNTDGIRYTHPTPSLIGQRFAGNIAEALRGKVFTETYLGTLGESVRAVVPVFDRDHRVVALVSAGITIKAIAQELGERLPPLVIVAIAVLLVGIGGSLLVGRRLRRQTRGFAPAELSGMFGYYEAILHTVREGLVLVNASGTVVLCNHAARELLGLDDDPAGREVDGLGLADPLARSLVSGPRTDEIHVTETRVLVVNTEPVSSDGRERGTVVTLRDHTELQALTGELTTIRGLAESLRSQAHESANRLHTVVSLVEMGRPVDAVEFATEELAVAQHLTDRVLGAVEEPVLAALLLGKAAEAAERGADLELTPDSTVDATVTIPSRDLVTVLGNLVDNAIDAAIETAAQRRPRVTVTVRPDGDSLLMRVSDTGDGVPTDAADAVFRRGWTTKPGGGEVGHGLGLALAAQVVRRHRGTIEVDGAVFTVRLPGEGSAG comes from the coding sequence ATGACGGTGAAGTCGCGGAGGCCGCGCGGGCGGCGGTTCAGCCTCGCGGGGCAGCTGCTCGTGGTGCAGACGGCCGGTGTCGCGGTGCTCGTCGCCGTGGGGTTCACGCTGGCCTACTTCGACGCCAGGACCGCCGTGACGGACCGGTCGAGGGAAGAGGCGACCACGGTGGCGGCCACCATCGCCGACACCCCGAGTGTCCTTTCCGCACTGTCCACTGAGGACCCCAGTGTGGCGCTCCAGCCGTTCGCGGAAAAGGTGCGCGCGGACACCGGGGTGGACTTCGTGACGATCATGAACACCGACGGGATCCGGTACACCCACCCGACCCCCTCGCTCATCGGCCAGCGCTTCGCCGGGAACATCGCGGAAGCGTTGCGGGGCAAGGTCTTCACCGAGACCTACCTCGGCACGCTCGGCGAGTCCGTGCGCGCGGTGGTCCCGGTGTTCGACCGGGACCACCGCGTGGTCGCGCTGGTCAGCGCCGGGATCACGATCAAGGCGATCGCGCAGGAGCTGGGGGAGCGGCTGCCGCCGCTGGTGATCGTCGCGATCGCGGTGCTGCTGGTCGGGATCGGCGGCAGCCTGCTCGTGGGCAGGCGGCTGCGGCGGCAGACCCGCGGGTTCGCGCCGGCCGAGCTGTCCGGGATGTTCGGCTACTACGAAGCGATCCTGCACACCGTGCGGGAGGGGCTGGTGCTGGTGAACGCGAGCGGGACCGTGGTGCTGTGCAACCACGCGGCGCGCGAGCTGCTGGGGCTCGACGACGACCCGGCCGGGCGCGAGGTCGACGGGCTCGGCCTCGCCGACCCGCTCGCGCGGTCGCTCGTCAGCGGTCCGCGCACCGACGAGATCCACGTGACCGAGACGCGCGTGCTGGTGGTCAACACCGAGCCGGTGAGCTCGGACGGCCGCGAGCGCGGCACCGTGGTGACCCTGCGGGACCACACCGAGTTGCAGGCGTTGACCGGCGAGCTGACCACGATCAGGGGACTGGCCGAATCGCTGCGGTCGCAGGCGCACGAGTCGGCGAACCGGCTGCACACCGTGGTGTCGCTGGTCGAGATGGGGCGGCCGGTGGACGCGGTCGAGTTCGCCACCGAGGAGCTGGCGGTCGCCCAGCACCTGACCGACCGCGTGCTCGGCGCGGTCGAGGAACCGGTGCTCGCGGCGCTGCTGCTGGGCAAGGCCGCCGAGGCCGCCGAACGGGGCGCAGATCTCGAACTCACCCCGGATTCGACCGTGGACGCCACGGTGACCATCCCGTCGCGCGATCTGGTGACCGTGCTGGGCAACCTCGTCGACAACGCGATCGACGCGGCGATCGAGACCGCGGCGCAGCGGCGGCCGAGGGTCACCGTCACCGTCCGCCCCGACGGGGACAGCCTGCTCATGCGGGTCAGCGACACCGGTGACGGGGTGCCCACGGACGCCGCCGACGCGGTGTTCCGGCGAGGCTGGACCACGAAACCGGGCGGCGGCGAGGTGGGACACGGCCTCGGGCTCGCGCTCGCCGCTCAGGTGGTCCGGCGGCATCGTGGCACGATCGAGGTCGACGGTGCCGTCTTCACCGTCCGGTTGCCGGGTGAAGGGAGCGCGGGGTGA
- a CDS encoding YbjQ family protein has product MNQPYPQQFPIMLSTMNDLPGYRVATVFGEVFGLTVRSRNMFSNMGAGFKAMAGGELKGLTKLLSDSRYEALQRLAQEAMAHGANAVLALRFDCNEIANTASEIAAYGTAVYVVPADGQAPPQQAQAQAPQQPYPQQQQQYPQSGGYPQQGYGQ; this is encoded by the coding sequence ATGAACCAGCCATATCCGCAGCAGTTTCCGATCATGCTTTCCACCATGAACGACCTGCCCGGCTACCGGGTGGCCACCGTGTTCGGCGAAGTGTTCGGGCTGACCGTCCGGAGCCGGAACATGTTCTCCAACATGGGCGCCGGGTTCAAGGCGATGGCGGGCGGTGAGCTGAAGGGCCTCACGAAGCTGCTGTCCGATTCCCGGTACGAAGCGCTGCAACGGCTGGCGCAGGAAGCGATGGCGCACGGCGCGAACGCGGTGCTGGCGCTGCGGTTCGACTGCAACGAGATCGCGAACACCGCGAGCGAGATCGCGGCCTACGGCACCGCGGTCTACGTCGTCCCCGCCGACGGGCAGGCGCCACCGCAGCAAGCCCAGGCGCAGGCGCCGCAGCAGCCGTATCCGCAGCAACAGCAGCAGTACCCGCAGAGCGGCGGCTACCCGCAACAGGGCTACGGCCAGTAA
- a CDS encoding response regulator codes for MISVLVVEDDPVAAQAHREYVTRLPGFEVAGVVHSGGEALRFCERTPVDLVLLDFYLPDGHGLAVCRALRAAGSTADVIAVTSARDLAVVKAAVSSGVVQYLLKPFTFASFREKLDQYARFHRTVGKTGEAADQGDIDRAFATLRTSERPALPKGMSEETLDAIRGALKSASDGLSAGAAAAGTGVSRVTARRYLEYLADNGIAAREPRYGQVGRPEVWYRTIV; via the coding sequence GTGATTTCGGTTCTCGTCGTCGAAGACGACCCGGTCGCCGCCCAAGCGCACCGCGAGTACGTCACGCGGCTGCCGGGGTTCGAGGTCGCCGGTGTGGTGCACTCGGGCGGGGAGGCGCTCAGGTTTTGCGAGCGCACGCCCGTCGACCTGGTGCTGCTCGACTTCTACCTGCCGGACGGGCACGGGCTCGCGGTGTGCCGCGCGCTGCGGGCCGCGGGCAGCACGGCCGACGTGATCGCGGTGACCTCGGCGCGCGATCTCGCGGTGGTGAAGGCCGCCGTGTCCTCCGGGGTCGTGCAGTACCTGCTCAAACCGTTCACCTTCGCGTCGTTCCGGGAAAAGCTCGATCAATACGCCCGATTCCACCGCACCGTCGGGAAAACGGGCGAAGCGGCGGATCAGGGCGATATCGACCGCGCATTCGCGACCTTGCGGACCTCCGAACGGCCCGCGTTGCCGAAGGGAATGAGCGAAGAAACGCTCGACGCGATTCGCGGCGCGCTGAAATCCGCGTCGGACGGGCTTTCCGCGGGAGCGGCGGCTGCTGGGACCGGGGTGTCCCGGGTGACCGCGCGGCGGTACCTCGAGTACCTGGCGGACAACGGGATCGCCGCCCGCGAACCGCGGTACGGGCAGGTCGGCAGGCCCGAAGTCTGGTATCGCACGATCGTGTGA
- a CDS encoding cation:dicarboxylate symporter family transporter yields the protein MHHLYLAVVAAVVLGVLVGFLAPGFAKELKPLGTAFVNLIKMMISPIIFCTIVLGIGSVAKAAKVGKVGLLAIGYFLVMSTFALAIGLVVGNLLHPGSGLHLDPAAASKVHAQAKTEGTTEFLLGIIPESMLSAFTEGSVLQTLLIALLSGFALQKLGAKGQPILRGVEHIQRLVFRILSMIMWAAPVGAFGAIAAVVGETGWGALKSLAVIMIGFYATCLLFVFIVLGSALWLGARVSIFSLLRYLAREFLLIVSTSSSESALPRLIAKMEHLGVSKPVVGITVPTGYSFNLDGTAIYLTMATLFVATAQGSPLGLGEQISLLVFMIIASKGAAGVSGAGIATLAGGLQSHRPDLVDGVGFILGIDRFMSEARAVTNFAGNAVATVLIGSWTKEFDAGRASRVLSGKEPFSEASLLDDAPKTEDPKLGDAPAPS from the coding sequence ATGCACCACCTGTACCTGGCCGTCGTGGCCGCCGTCGTGCTCGGCGTGCTCGTCGGTTTCCTCGCGCCGGGGTTCGCCAAGGAGCTCAAGCCCCTCGGCACCGCGTTCGTGAACCTGATCAAGATGATGATCTCGCCGATCATCTTCTGCACCATCGTGCTCGGCATCGGCTCGGTCGCGAAGGCGGCGAAGGTCGGCAAGGTCGGCCTGCTCGCGATCGGCTACTTCCTGGTGATGTCGACCTTCGCGCTCGCGATCGGGCTCGTCGTCGGCAACCTGCTGCACCCCGGGTCCGGCCTGCACCTCGACCCGGCCGCGGCGTCCAAAGTGCACGCCCAGGCGAAGACCGAGGGCACCACGGAGTTCCTGCTCGGCATCATCCCGGAGAGCATGCTCTCCGCGTTCACCGAAGGGTCCGTGCTGCAGACCCTGCTGATCGCGCTGCTGTCCGGGTTCGCGCTGCAGAAGCTCGGCGCGAAAGGGCAGCCGATCCTGCGCGGGGTCGAGCACATCCAGCGCCTGGTGTTCCGGATCCTGTCCATGATCATGTGGGCCGCGCCGGTCGGCGCGTTCGGCGCCATCGCCGCCGTCGTCGGCGAAACGGGCTGGGGCGCGTTGAAGAGCCTCGCGGTGATCATGATCGGCTTCTACGCCACCTGCCTGCTGTTCGTGTTCATCGTGCTCGGGTCCGCGCTGTGGCTCGGCGCCAGGGTCAGCATCTTCTCACTGCTGCGCTACCTCGCCCGCGAGTTCCTGCTGATCGTGTCCACCTCGTCGTCGGAGTCGGCGCTGCCGAGGCTCATCGCGAAGATGGAGCACCTCGGGGTTTCCAAGCCCGTCGTCGGCATCACCGTGCCGACCGGGTACTCGTTCAACCTCGACGGCACCGCGATCTACCTGACCATGGCGACGCTGTTCGTGGCGACCGCGCAGGGCAGCCCGCTCGGCCTCGGCGAGCAGATCTCCTTGCTGGTGTTCATGATCATCGCGTCGAAGGGCGCGGCGGGCGTCAGCGGCGCCGGGATCGCGACGCTCGCGGGCGGGCTGCAGTCGCACCGGCCCGATCTCGTCGACGGCGTCGGGTTCATCCTCGGCATCGACCGGTTCATGTCCGAAGCGCGCGCGGTGACCAACTTCGCGGGCAACGCGGTGGCGACCGTCCTCATCGGATCGTGGACGAAGGAGTTCGACGCCGGCCGGGCGAGCCGGGTGCTCTCGGGCAAGGAACCCTTCTCCGAGGCCAGCCTCCTCGACGACGCCCCGAAAACGGAGGACCCGAAGCTCGGCGACGCCCCCGCGCCGAGCTGA
- a CDS encoding beta-N-acetylhexosaminidase, translated as MPGFDSLLPRPVSATATGGSRPWPAEVEIENSDAVPAEGYRLDIAESGIRITASDDSGVRYARETLRQLAGPSAFRAADVHSGPMTVPCGTVVDEPRFGWRGCLLDVARNFRTKAEVLRFTDLLAAHKLNVLHLHLTDDQGWRLEVPRFPRLTEIGAWRRGSMVGRHDGPERDGRPHGGFYRTDDLREIVAYAAERGITVVPEVDVPGHVTAALTAYPELGAENSAREVWTSWGVNDDILDPSESTLDFFRAVFDEVLAVFPSEVIAIGGDEVPGATDRHGAFLIELAKYLHERGRRALGWDEVLDAGTLPASAIIGSWRGEEAGVRAAAAGLDVVMCPEQYVYLNHRESDHPDEPIPVGFLNTVEDVHAYEPLPPGLPEDARHRVLGAQAQVWSEHLDTVRRVDYATFPRLCAFSEVVWSPAGDRDTAEFTERLRTHHLPRLDALGVEYRPLDGPLPWQTRPGVPGRPL; from the coding sequence ATGCCGGGGTTCGACTCACTGCTCCCCCGACCCGTTTCGGCGACCGCGACCGGCGGCTCGCGGCCGTGGCCCGCCGAAGTCGAAATCGAGAACTCCGACGCGGTTCCGGCGGAGGGATACCGCCTCGACATCGCCGAATCGGGAATCCGGATCACCGCGTCGGACGACTCCGGGGTGCGCTACGCCCGCGAAACCCTGCGACAGCTCGCGGGGCCGTCCGCGTTCCGCGCCGCCGACGTCCACTCCGGACCGATGACCGTCCCTTGTGGAACCGTGGTGGACGAGCCGAGGTTCGGCTGGCGCGGCTGCCTGCTGGACGTGGCGCGGAACTTCCGCACCAAGGCCGAGGTGCTCCGGTTCACCGATCTGCTCGCCGCGCACAAGCTCAACGTGCTGCACCTGCACCTGACCGACGACCAGGGCTGGCGGCTGGAGGTGCCGCGCTTCCCCAGGCTCACCGAGATCGGGGCGTGGCGGCGGGGCTCGATGGTCGGCAGGCACGACGGGCCCGAGCGCGACGGCAGGCCGCACGGCGGTTTCTACCGCACCGACGACCTGCGCGAGATCGTCGCCTACGCGGCCGAACGGGGCATCACGGTGGTGCCGGAGGTCGACGTGCCCGGCCACGTGACGGCCGCACTGACCGCCTACCCCGAACTGGGCGCGGAAAACAGTGCGCGCGAGGTGTGGACGTCGTGGGGCGTCAACGACGACATCCTCGACCCTTCCGAGTCCACTTTGGACTTCTTCCGCGCGGTGTTCGACGAGGTGCTGGCCGTGTTCCCGTCGGAGGTCATCGCCATCGGCGGCGACGAGGTGCCCGGCGCGACCGATCGGCACGGCGCCTTCCTCATCGAACTGGCGAAGTACCTGCACGAGCGCGGGCGCCGCGCGCTCGGCTGGGACGAAGTGCTCGACGCGGGCACGCTCCCCGCATCCGCGATCATCGGCTCGTGGCGCGGTGAGGAAGCGGGCGTGCGGGCCGCGGCGGCGGGGCTGGACGTGGTGATGTGCCCCGAGCAGTACGTGTACCTCAACCACCGCGAGTCCGATCACCCCGACGAGCCGATCCCGGTGGGCTTCCTGAACACGGTCGAGGACGTCCACGCCTACGAGCCGCTGCCACCGGGCCTGCCCGAGGACGCCCGGCACCGGGTGCTCGGCGCGCAGGCCCAGGTGTGGAGCGAGCACCTCGACACCGTCCGGCGCGTCGACTACGCCACGTTCCCCCGGCTGTGCGCGTTCAGCGAGGTGGTGTGGAGCCCGGCCGGAGACCGCGACACCGCCGAGTTCACCGAGCGGCTGCGCACGCACCACCTGCCGCGGCTGGACGCGCTCGGGGTCGAGTACCGCCCGCTCGACGGCCCGCTGCCGTGGCAGACCCGCCCCGGCGTCCCGGGCCGCCCGCTCTGA
- a CDS encoding carbohydrate ABC transporter permease, translating into MSTLVRAPKRRHKGRTVAEIVTVVIAAVIAFPLYWMVLTALKPAGEIQSASPSPWTLAPTFDSFRRVLTVSGFGGYFLNSVLVAVAVVALSLLLSFLSAVALTRFRFRGRTVLLVMLLVAQMVPVEALTIPLFFLMRSIGGVVPAFGLNQLGSLVLVHLAFSLPFAIWMLRGFVAAVPVELEEAATVDGASRFRFVWQILFPLVAPGLVATSVLAFIHAWNDFLFAKTFIISQTENQTLPQAMLVFFKPEENDWGAIMASSTLMTIPVLIFFVLVQRKLVSGMAGAVKG; encoded by the coding sequence GTGAGCACGCTCGTACGCGCCCCGAAGCGGCGCCACAAGGGCAGGACCGTCGCCGAGATCGTCACCGTGGTCATCGCCGCGGTCATCGCGTTCCCGCTGTACTGGATGGTGCTCACCGCGCTCAAGCCCGCCGGGGAGATCCAGTCGGCGAGCCCGTCGCCGTGGACGCTCGCGCCGACCTTCGACAGCTTCCGCCGCGTGCTCACCGTGTCCGGGTTCGGCGGGTACTTCCTCAACAGCGTGCTCGTGGCCGTCGCCGTGGTCGCGCTGTCGCTGCTGCTGTCGTTCCTGTCCGCGGTCGCGCTGACCCGGTTCCGGTTCCGCGGCCGGACCGTGCTGCTGGTGATGCTGCTCGTCGCGCAGATGGTGCCGGTGGAGGCGCTGACGATCCCGCTGTTCTTCCTGATGCGCTCGATCGGTGGCGTGGTGCCCGCGTTCGGGCTGAACCAGCTCGGCTCGCTGGTGCTGGTGCACCTCGCGTTCAGCCTGCCGTTCGCGATCTGGATGCTGCGCGGGTTCGTCGCCGCGGTGCCGGTCGAACTGGAGGAAGCGGCCACTGTGGATGGTGCGAGCCGGTTCCGGTTCGTGTGGCAGATCCTGTTCCCGCTGGTCGCGCCGGGACTGGTGGCGACCAGTGTGCTCGCGTTCATCCACGCCTGGAACGACTTCCTGTTCGCGAAGACGTTCATCATCTCCCAGACCGAGAACCAGACGCTGCCGCAGGCGATGCTGGTGTTCTTCAAACCGGAGGAGAACGACTGGGGCGCGATCATGGCGTCGTCGACGCTGATGACCATCCCGGTGCTGATCTTCTTCGTGCTGGTCCAACGGAAACTGGTGTCCGGCATGGCCGGCGCCGTGAAGGGGTGA
- a CDS encoding carbohydrate ABC transporter permease — translation MAALLAPPASSTSDSGRRRARPSRRRGDGRAAALYLAPAAILLLGVLAYPIYQLVLISVYDYGQAEAAGAAPLVFIGLHNYTDLLANSAFWTVLAKTIGFAAVCVVGSLVAGTVLAMLASRVRPWARTLLFLAALGAWATPAVAGSYIWLFLFDADFGLVNKVLSGIGFTAMERHSWTYDTYGTFGLVALEVIWCSFPFVMVTMYAGIKAIPEEVLEAASLDGASAPKTATSIVLPMLRPVLMIATVQSIIWDFKVFTQIYVMTNGGGLAGRNLVLNVYAYQQAFAGSQYGLGAAIGVVMTLILMSITGLYVRSQKREAGLV, via the coding sequence ATGGCGGCCCTGCTCGCACCGCCCGCATCGTCCACATCGGACTCCGGGCGGCGCCGCGCCCGCCCGTCCCGCCGCCGCGGGGACGGGCGGGCCGCGGCGCTCTACCTCGCACCAGCGGCGATCCTGCTGCTCGGCGTGCTGGCCTACCCGATCTACCAGCTGGTGCTGATCTCGGTCTACGACTACGGGCAGGCCGAGGCGGCCGGCGCCGCGCCGCTGGTGTTCATCGGCCTGCACAACTACACCGACCTGCTGGCGAACAGTGCCTTTTGGACGGTGCTGGCGAAGACGATCGGCTTCGCCGCGGTGTGCGTCGTGGGCAGCCTCGTGGCCGGCACGGTGCTGGCGATGCTCGCGAGCCGGGTGCGGCCGTGGGCGCGGACGCTGCTGTTCCTCGCCGCGCTCGGCGCGTGGGCCACCCCCGCGGTCGCCGGTTCCTACATCTGGCTCTTCCTGTTCGACGCGGACTTCGGGCTCGTGAACAAGGTCCTCTCCGGGATCGGTTTCACCGCCATGGAACGCCATTCGTGGACCTACGACACCTACGGCACGTTCGGGCTCGTCGCGCTCGAAGTGATCTGGTGCTCGTTCCCGTTCGTCATGGTCACCATGTACGCCGGGATCAAGGCGATCCCGGAGGAGGTGCTCGAAGCCGCTTCGCTCGACGGCGCGTCGGCACCGAAGACGGCCACCTCGATCGTGCTCCCGATGCTGCGGCCGGTGCTGATGATCGCCACCGTGCAGTCGATCATCTGGGACTTCAAGGTGTTCACCCAGATCTACGTGATGACCAACGGCGGCGGGCTCGCCGGGCGGAACCTGGTGCTCAACGTCTACGCCTACCAGCAGGCGTTCGCGGGCTCGCAGTACGGGCTCGGCGCCGCGATCGGCGTGGTGATGACGCTGATCCTGATGTCGATCACCGGGCTCTACGTGCGTTCGCAGAAACGGGAAGCGGGGCTGGTGTGA
- a CDS encoding fibronectin type III domain-containing protein, giving the protein MIRRALAAALLLAGVAGCAAQQAATPAPAGLTATLDSPVDVTLHWPDDAPGAAGWMVEFATEPGGPYTTLGFLPPHQSSYHHPDLLPETPFYYRVRPYYGGTSGEVAVTVPASAPDLSASDPQWPNPRPGPHPGAPAAALRDDPAAAAPSDLAAKVMTADGIRFTWTDHATDEDGFLLEAKPEGAPGFAPVEVLDRDIGSCGLATLPQERSAAFRIRAFRYGALSTVAYQHTGKAPA; this is encoded by the coding sequence GTGATCCGGCGGGCACTGGCCGCGGCACTGCTGCTGGCGGGGGTGGCGGGCTGCGCGGCGCAGCAGGCCGCCACCCCCGCCCCGGCCGGGCTCACCGCGACCCTCGACTCCCCCGTCGACGTGACCCTGCACTGGCCGGACGACGCGCCGGGCGCGGCGGGGTGGATGGTCGAGTTCGCGACCGAGCCCGGCGGCCCGTACACGACGCTCGGCTTCCTGCCGCCGCACCAGAGCAGCTACCACCACCCCGATCTGCTGCCGGAAACCCCGTTCTACTACCGGGTCCGCCCGTACTACGGCGGCACGAGCGGCGAGGTGGCCGTCACCGTGCCCGCGAGCGCGCCGGACCTCAGCGCGTCCGATCCGCAGTGGCCGAACCCCCGCCCCGGCCCGCACCCCGGAGCCCCCGCGGCGGCGCTGCGCGACGATCCGGCGGCCGCCGCGCCGTCCGATCTCGCGGCGAAGGTGATGACGGCGGACGGGATCCGGTTCACCTGGACCGACCACGCCACCGACGAGGACGGCTTCCTGCTGGAGGCGAAACCCGAAGGCGCGCCGGGATTCGCCCCGGTGGAAGTGCTCGACCGCGACATCGGCTCGTGCGGCCTGGCCACCCTCCCGCAGGAGCGCTCCGCCGCGTTCCGGATCAGGGCGTTCCGCTACGGCGCACTGTCCACTGTGGCCTATCAGCACACCGGGAAAGCACCCGCTTAG
- a CDS encoding SRPBCC family protein: protein MVGTYRFRTVWLLPAPVRAVFDAVVDLEHYPRWWSDVRSVRQVDADTAELVCRASLPYRLVLRMHRDVEDSESGRLRVGLSGDLEGFLAGSVTRAGDGTHLEITQEVEARKPLLRKLDRVARPVFRANHALMMRRGLWGLRNHLAGA from the coding sequence ATGGTCGGCACGTACCGCTTCCGCACGGTCTGGCTGCTGCCCGCGCCGGTGCGCGCGGTGTTCGACGCGGTCGTCGACCTCGAGCACTACCCGCGCTGGTGGTCCGATGTCCGGTCGGTGCGGCAGGTGGACGCCGACACCGCGGAGCTGGTGTGCCGCGCGAGCCTGCCGTACCGGCTCGTGCTGCGCATGCACCGCGACGTCGAGGATTCCGAATCGGGCCGCCTCCGCGTCGGGCTCTCGGGTGATCTCGAGGGGTTCCTCGCGGGATCGGTGACCCGCGCGGGGGACGGAACGCACCTCGAGATCACCCAGGAGGTCGAGGCGCGCAAACCGTTGCTGCGCAAGCTCGACCGGGTGGCCCGGCCGGTGTTCCGCGCCAACCACGCGCTGATGATGCGGCGCGGGCTGTGGGGGTTGCGGAACCACCTGGCCGGGGCCTGA